One Cheilinus undulatus linkage group 22, ASM1832078v1, whole genome shotgun sequence DNA window includes the following coding sequences:
- the ovol1a gene encoding putative transcription factor Ovo-like 1a produces the protein MPRAFLVKKANVSPGKRNWSELPDHERGDVYIPVSIFPPSTLMMEAEASPAETTPLCLTRNSLTDLQTHAELPSSTMLGRPQSPANTTQERSEVRRRTPSGSTYIRSKIKVTTGELPSTPSRLPLSLPPIPSPPLVTLQTTVIPVSLTTTTAPTPQAEAVSMATRSTGESPSSTGPGGKAAFVCQVCQKTFQYQRMLNRHVKCHNETKRHPCTFCGKGFNDTFDLKRHVRTHTGVRPYKCTLCEKAFTQRCSLESHMKKIHSITLKYAYKERRNKLYVCEECGHTAGTQDDLLVHLHSLHPNSHLLKGKAARKTGGVREGGSVGGSTPGSPQGGDSDDTSGSGDQ, from the exons tCTCCATCTTCCCTCCATCCACCCTGATGATGGAGGCTGAAGCCAGCCCCGCAGAGACGACACCGCTCTGCCTCACTAGGAACTCCCTGACTGACCTGCAAACGCACGCCGAGCTGCCGTCCAGCACCATGCTGGGCCGACCGCAGAGCCCAGCGAATACAACACAGGAGAGATCggaggtgaggaggaggacgcCAAGCGGCTCCACGTACATCAGGTCGAAAATCAAG GTTACAACAGGGGAGCTACCGTCCACCCCCTCTCGTCTTCCTCTCTCCCTTCCTCCCATCCCCTCCCCTCCATTAGTAACCCTACAAACCACCGTGATCCCAGTCTCcctgacaacaacaacagcccCTACCCCCCAAGCTGAAGCTGTCTCCATGGCGACCAGATCAACAGGTGAAAGTCCGAGTTCAACAGGGCCTGGGGGGAAAGCGGCATTTGTGTGCCAG GTTTGTCAGAAGACCTTCCAGTACCAGCGGATGTTAAACCGACACGTCAAATGTCACAACGAGACCAAAAGACACCCGTGCACCTTCTGTGGAAAAGGCTTCAACGACACCTTCGACCTCAAGAGACACGTCCGCACGCATACAG GTGTCCGTCCTTACAAGTGCACTCTCTGTGAGAAGGCGTTCACCCAGCGCTGCTCCCTGGAGTCCCACATGAAGAAGATCCACAGCATCACCCTGAAATACGCCTACAAGGAGCGGCGCAACAAGCTGTACGTCTGCGAGGAGTGCGGCCACACGGCAGGGACGCAGGACGATCTGCTCGTCCACCTGCACTCGCTTCACCCCAACAGCCACCTGCTGAAGGGGAAGGCCGCCAGGAAAACGGGAGGAGTCAGAGAGGGCGGGTCGGTGGGAGGATCGACGCCTGGGTCTCCTCAGGGTGGGGACAGCGATGATACGTCAGGATCAGGTGATCAGTAA